A part of Fusarium oxysporum Fo47 chromosome III, complete sequence genomic DNA contains:
- a CDS encoding major facilitator superfamily domain-containing protein encodes MSTESDAEKQQPGFPIPWERDPNNPQNWSLWRKALNLGIVSILGFITPLESSVIVPGVPLLKEDFHETRPPVTSLVVSIFVLGFAFGPVLLSPLSELYGRRLLLNISNVVTLGFSIGSALAPNIATFIVFRFIAGSFGAGPMNIGGGSIADQIELSKRGFVMSIFFTGYFLGPVIGPVIGGFIAKDLGWRWVFWIMAIFKGFMTIATFLFLTESHHPTIQRKRAKGTDDPTPNKEAPKVGQVLFRALMRPMRMLIRSPIVTGLSLYLALIYGYLYLLFTTFSTIFPEQYGFKIDVLGLAFLGVGVGCIIALVVLSWLSDWLQDHLTKKDGESKPEYRLLPIVLGIPLLPIGLFVYGWTAEYKVHWIVPIIFTGFSGAGLIFSFLPTQIYMIDAFTTYAASALAATSVIRSIVGGCLPIAGLPLYSALGYGWGNSLLGFIAIVVSIAPLLFWRYGETLRKKYDVQFD; translated from the exons ATGTCGACCGAATCAGACGCTGAAAAGCAACAACCAGGCTTCCCGATCCCTTGGGAACGAGACCCTAATAATCCTCAAAATTGGAGCCTGTGGAGGAAAGCATTGAACTTGGGAATTGTGTCTATCTTGGGTTTTATCAC TCCTTTGGAATCATCCGTCATCGTCCCAGGCGTTCCTCTCCTGAAAGAAGACTTCCACGAAACTCGACCACCCGTGACATCTCTCGTCGTATCAATCTTTGTTCTAGGCTTCGCGTTCGGTCCTGTACTTCTGTCACCGCTTTCGGAACTTTACGGTCGTCGATTGCTTCTTAATATCTCTAATGTTGTCACCCTTGGCTTTTCGATCGGCAGTGCCCTTGCACCGAACATTGCAACGTTTATTGTCTTTCGGTTTATTGCTGGGAGCTTTGGTGCTGGCCCTATGAATATCGGGGGTGGAAGTATTGCTGATCAGATTGAACTGTCGAAAAGAGGTTTTGTGATGTCGATATTCTTCACTGGTTACTTCTTAGGTCCTGTCATTGG ACCTGTAATAGGTGGCTTCATTGCGAAGGACCTCGGATGGAGATGGGTGTTCTGgatcatggccatcttt AAAGGATTCATGACGATCGCGacatttctcttcctcaCCGAATCCCACCACCCCACGATCCAGCGAAAACGAGCCAAGGGCACAGACGACCCGACTCCTAATAAAGAAGCACCGAAAGTCGGACAAGTACTGTTTCGAGCGCTAATGAGGCCGATGAGAATGTTGATCCGTAGTCCTATCGTCACTGGTCTCTCTCTATATCTCGCACTGATATATGGCTACCTATATCTTCTTTTTACCACGTTCTCAACGATCTTTCCTGAGCAGTACGGGTTTAAGATTGATGTTCTTGGGCTTGCTTTCCTTGGAGTAGGAGTAGGCTGTATCATTGCATTGGTGGTTCTCTCCTGGCTGAGTGACTGGCTTCAAGACCATCTTACCAAGAAAGACGGAGAGTCTAAGCCTGA ATATCGATTGCTTCCCATCGTCCTTGGGATTCCGCTTCTCCCCATTGGGCTGTTCGTGTATGGCTGGACAGCAGAGTATAAGGTCCACTGGATAGTTCCTATAATCTTCACGGGATTCTCTGGTGCTGGTTTGATCTTCTCTTTT CTTCCCACTCAGATATATATGATCGATGCCTTCACAACCTATGCGGCTAGCGCTCTGGCTGCTACAAGTGTCATACGTAGTATAGTCGGCGGATGCCTCCCTATTGCTGGCCTACCGCTGTATTCTGCTCTTGGTTATGGATGG GGAAACTCACTTCTTGGATTCATTGCCATCGTAGTATCGATCGCACCTCTTCTGTTCTGGCGCTATGGCGAGACTCTGCGCAAGAAGTACGATGTACAGTTTGATTAG
- a CDS encoding major facilitator superfamily domain-containing protein produces MAEKSDFPDLATIASADHIEDEKKAHTAHDGGHIEGNALLVNRQGEIRKIPVPSSDPNDPLNFKPWEKYGLVFCCCWFSVMGLSVASGLGAILNVFFEMYIPKGFSSDQVVLLITLPTLFIGLGNYIILPLSLAYGRRPIFLISVVVLLAASIAAATQNSYYGHLVSRILQGIATGASESLLPLMLTEVTFLHERAFIFGLYWMVQNAISSSLNLASSYINADLGWRWYYWVFTITVGVGLIIAFLLGFETQFTRPAASLDGQLVITDEFGVTKVIPDSEAQAYLEEMSRSGLTPPNAGNPAQDIERKAYVERLRPWSKPSSQPLRVILLSWKYMLASFSSPGILYAVLTSSIALGCGVGMSLTYNQVLMQYYHWEAKDIGLINVGGVVGAVLGMLYCTFLANPFVLWMARRNRGIHQPEHHLITMAPPAVVGVGMLLLYGFTAGGGATWWGPYLGWTIFQYSFTAVIIISTTFASEAAPKHPGPALVTVVGTKNIISFGVTYGLTPMIEEHGYKWAFGILAGLFGGIFLLGIPVCIWNPKWRAYVAEREARKGTTTTD; encoded by the exons ATGGCTGAGAAGTCAGATTTCCCAGATCTCGCAACCATCGCTTCAGCAGACCACATCGAAGACGAGAAAAAGGCACACACAGCCCACGATGGCGGTCACATTGAAGGAAACGCTCTTCTTGTTAACAGACAGGGCGAGATTCGAAAGATTCCCGTGCCGTCGTCGGATCCTAATGATCCTTTAAATTTTAAACCGTGGGAGAAATACGGCTTGGTcttttgttgctgttggttctCGGTTATGGGACTCTCAGTTGCTTCGGGTCTGGGAGCTATCTTGAATGTCTTCTTTGAGATGTATATTCCCAAGGGCTTTAGTTCGGATCAGGTTGTGTTACTCATTACATTGCCGACCTTGTTTATTGGACTTG GAAACTACATCATTCTGCCTTTGTCGCTTGCTTACGGCCGTCGAcccatcttcctcatctccgTGGTCGTTCTTCTCGCCGCCAGCATCGCAGCAGCCACTCAAAACAGCTACTACGGCCATCTCGTCTCACGCATACTTCAGGGTATCGCAACAGGCGCATCCgaatctcttcttcctctcatgCTCACAGAAGTGACATTCCTCCACGAACGAGCCTTCATCTTCGGCCTCTACTGGATGGTTCAAAACGCTATTTCATCCTCTCTCAACCTGGCATCGTCATACATCAACGCTGACCTCGGCTGGAGGTGGTACTACTGGGTATTCACCATCACTGTTGGAGTCGGTTTGATCATTGCTTTCttgcttggctttgagaCACAGTTTACTCGTCCTGCTGCCTCGCTTGATGGCCAGCTTGTCATCACTGATGAGTTTGGAGTCACAAAGGTCATCCCTGATTCTGAGGCTCAGGCCTATCTGGAGGAGATGTCCCGATCGGGATTGACACCGCCTAATGCCGGAAACCCTGCTCAGGATATTGAGCGCAAAGCATACGTTGAACGTCTCCGACCTTGGTCTaagccatcttctcagccGTTGCGTGTCATTCTGCTGAGCTGGAAGTACATGCTCGCGTCGTTCTCATCACCCGGTATCTTATACGCGGTCCTCACATCCTCAATCGCTCTTGGCTGTGGTGTTGGCATGTCCTTGACATACAACCAAGTTCTCATGCAGTATTATCACTGGGAAGCTAAGGACATCGGTTTGATCAACGTTGGCGGAGTCGTTGGAGCTGTTCTGGGCATGCTCTACTGCACATTCCTGGCCAATCCCTTCGTTCTCTGGATGGCTCGTCGAAACCGCGGTATTCACCAACCTGAGCATCACCTCATCACCATGGCTCCTCCAGCTGTTGTCGGCGTGGGCATGCTTCTCCTCTATGGCTTCACAGCTGGCGGTGGTGCAACCTGGTGGGGACCGTATCTCGGCTGGACCATCTTCCAGTACTCATTCACagctgtcatcatcatctcgacAACATTTGCTTCTGAGGCTGCTCCCAAGCATCCTGGTCCTGCGCTCGTCACTGTCGTCGGCACCAAGAACATCATCTCTTTTGGTGTCACCTATGGATTGACTCCTATGATTGAGGAGCACGGGTATAAATGGGCCTTTGGTATCTTGGCTGGATTGTTTGGTGGTATCTTCTTGCTGGGCATTCCTGTCTGTATCTGGAACCCGAAGTGGCGTGCATATGTTGCTGAGAGGGAGGCTCGAAAGGGTACTACCACCACTGACTAA
- a CDS encoding cytochrome P450: MTCPFSNPRNLFDDLATARETPSIEYSEKLGGYVISRYDDIVSVLDNPAAFSSRPTVPDFPPQVKQIFANKVPERGTLLAYDNPDHDRLRKSVASFFVPRRLERFEPLLRVTAHDLIDGFVEKGCVDIKSNFALTLPLRTIVIVAGLEPSRWQWIGRCLALFGGITQTNEELSIEQRVQDVLDLHEYVAEVIAERKTDRRDDLISHIWNERDAGVVEMTDYEHLSMIPGLLLAGHETTTNLLSMGISHLLHHDLWNAATEDEEARRTAIEELLRYESAITGMERLVKEESKIGDHIVQPGQKLFVAYNSGSRDSTKFGNPDKLDFKRQHKHQHLGFGRGIHACLGAPFARLLLRTELAVLKERLPNMRLETPYEEIQYCRVHSGRGPERVEIAWDVPSLDEMRVNVGQATVNSALRSSAKTEDLKMVVENVENVTERIVTLTLRPKDGGKVPKWSPGSHVDVQAGTIGYRQYSISSKPSDDQHIKIAVLRENDTGASNWIHQNAIKGSQILIRGPRNHFSLEFGSRKTIFVAGGIGITPIIPMAEAAKQAGVDYAILYLGRSKNNLAFVNELTEEHGDHFKLWVSQDQGGKRFDLKSFLKQEDVSDLRVYCCGPEGLLTGVEEALADAPPGVLRLERFAAHNNGSTKPNTSFNVVLARSNKVLRVPEDKSVLEVINEAGAGVLSTCSTGVCGTCEVRVLDGLVDHRDAVLTQSEKAEGKSMMPCVSRCLGKKLTLDLW; encoded by the coding sequence ATGACCTGTCCTTTCAGCAACCCGAGAAACCTTTTCGACGACCTCGCCACAGCCCGAGAAACACCAAGTATAGAATACAGCGAGAAACTCGGAGGCTATGTGATCTCTCGATACGACGACATAGTCTCAGTTTTAGACAACCCCGCTGCTTTCAGTTCAAGGCCCACTGTTCCTGATTTCCCTCCACAAGTCAAGCAAATCTTCGCAAATAAGGTCCCAGAAAGGGGGACTTTGCTCGCGTATGACAATCCTGACCATGATAGGCTGAGAAAGAGCGTAGCTTCATTCTTTGTACCTAGAAGACTAGAGCGTTTTGAACCATTGTTGCGAGTCACAGCCCATGATCTGATAGATGGGTTTGTGGAAAAGGGTTGTGTCGATATCAAGAGCAACTTTGCACTCACGCTACCTTTGCGGACTATAGTTATTGTTGCTGGCCTTGAGCCATCGCGATGGCAATGGATTGGAAGATGTCTCGCGCTGTTCGGTGGGATTACACAAACAAATGAGGAGTTGAGTATCGAGCAACGAGTTCAGGATGTATTGGATCTCCACGAATATGTCGCCGAAGTCATCGCAGAGCGCAAAACAGACCGAAGAGATGATCTGATCAGTCATATCTGGAATGAGCGAGATGCTGGAGTCGTGGAGATGACAGACTATGAGCATCTGAGCATGATTCCAGGACTTCTCTTAGCTGGACACGAAACAACCACCAACCTTCTCTCAATGGGGATATCGCATCTACTACACCACGACCTATGGAACGCCGCcacagaagatgaagaggctAGAAGGACTGCGAttgaagaacttcttcgCTACGAGTCAGCCATTACAGGAATGGAACGCCTCGTTAAGGAAGAATCAAAGATCGGAGATCATATTGTCCAGCCTGGCCAGAAACTCTTTGTTGCATATAACTCTGGAAGTCGAGACAGCACAAAATTTGGCAACCCGGATAAACTTGACTTCAAAAGACAACATAAGCACCAGCACCTTGGGTTTGGACGCGGTATTCATGCCTGCCTTGGTGCACCTTTTGCACGGCTTCTTTTACGGACCGAGCTTGCCGTGCTGAAAGAGAGACTACCAAACATGAGGCTCGAGACACCATATGAAGAAATTCAGTACTGCAGGGTTCATTCTGGTCGTGGGCCAGAAAGAGTTGAGATTGCATGGGATGTACCGTCTTTGGATGAGATGCGCGTCAATGTTGGCCAAGCCACCGTCAACTCCGCGCTTCGGTCCTCTGCCAAGACGGAAGATTTGAAGATGGTCGTTGAAAATGTCGAAAATGTTACAGAGAGGATAGTTACCCTGACTCTACGTCCCAAAGACGGTGGGAAGGTACCAAAATGGTCTCCTGGGTCGCACGTCGACGTCCAAGCTGGTACTATTGGCTATCGTCAATATTCCATCAGTTCAAAACCCTCTGACGACCAGCACATAAAAATAGCCGTACTTCGAGAGAATGACACTGGGGCTTCGAATTGGATCCACCAGAATGCTATCAAAGGGAGTCAGATTTTAATTCGGGGACCACGCAACCACTTCAGTCTCGAGTTTGGGTCCCGCAAGACCATCTTCGTTGCGGGTGGTATTGGAATTACTCCAATCATTCCGATGGCTGAGGCTGCGAAGCAAGCTGGCGTTGACTACGCCATTTTGTATCTCGGCCGATCGAAGAACAACCTTGCATTTGTGAACGAGTTGACAGAAGAGCATGGTGATCACTTCAAGCTCTGGGTcagccaagaccaaggcGGTAAAAGATTTGACCTGAAATCCTTCCTAAAACAAGAAGATGTCAGCGATCTGCGCGTATACTGTTGCGGTCCAGAAGGTCTCCTCACAGGTGTCGAAGAAGCCCTGGCAGACGCACCACCGGGAGTTTTAAGGCTCGAACGCTTCGCTGCACATAATAATGGAAGCACGAAACCAAATACTTCATTCAATGTAGTATTGGCCCGAAGCAACAAGGTTCTGCGAGTACCGGAAGACAAATCGGTTCTGGAGGTAATCAACGAAGCGGGCGCTGGAGTGCTGTCGACCTGCAGTACTGGAGTGTGTGGAACTTGTGAAGTGAGGGTTCTTGATGGTCTAGTGGATCATAGAGATGCAGTCTTAACGCAGTCTGAAAAGGCGGAGGGGAAGAGTATGATGCCGTGCGTTTCAAGGTGTCTGGGGAAGAAGTTGACGTTAGATCTTTGGTGA
- a CDS encoding Alpha/Beta hydrolase protein: MSGIYTQVRLSDGVKLNVCLLGAENKSKPLMISLHGAPGLSSHTGIKEDFKFLADSFRVLVYDLRGSGGSEVKGPFTDEQWVSDLEELRAWAGDEKFILAGGSYGGFLALNYALNYPNRLLALVLRNTWTCGPQGTHRALADILLSHRINPDPMRQVRLWTGNVRGQEDAEQGMAEIVTIYTPESNPAPESFEGASTELRWEVHNAAFSWSQPRFDVRSRLIEINVPTLVVVGRLDIICPIEESEMIWRHIKGSELVVFEKSAHNPATDEPEKFREVLSDFLGRLKC, encoded by the exons ATGTCGGGAATTTATACCCAGGTTCGGCTCAGTGACGGAGTTAAACTCAATGTCTGCCTCCTCGGAGCTGAGAACAAGTCGAAACCCTTGATGATCTCTCTTCATGGCGCTCCAGGGCTCTCGTCACACACCGGCATAAAAGAGGACTTCAAGTTTCTTGCAGACAGCTTCCGTGTTCTCGTGTATGATCTTCGAGGCAGTGGAGGCAGTGAGGTCAAGGGCCCTTTCACCGATGAGCAGTGGGTCTCggatcttgaagagctcag AGCTTGGGCAGGAGACGAAAAGTTTATCCTTGCTGGAGGATCGTACGGTGGCTTCCTTGCGCTGAACTACGCCCTCAACTACCCAAACCGTCTCCTGGCCTTGGTCCTTCGTAACACCTGGACATGTGGCCCCCAGGGAACACACCGCGCACTGGCAGATATCCTCCTATCACACCGCATTAATCCTGATCCCATGCGCCAAGTAAGACTCTGGACCGGCAACGtacgaggccaagaagacgCAGAACAAGGCATGGCCGAGATTGTCACCATCTACACCCCTGAGAGTAACCCGGCGCCTGAATCATTTGAAGGTGCAAGTACCGAACTTCGTTGGGAGGTTCACAACGCTGCGTTTTCGTGGTCACAGCCTCGTTTTGATGTGAGGTCCAGGTTGATTGAGATCAACGTTCCGACCTTGGTGGTTGTTGGAAGGCTTGACATTATTTGTCCCATCGAAGAGTCTGAGATGATCTGGAGGCATATCAAGGGTAGTGAgcttgttgtctttgagaAGTCAGCTCATAATCCTGCTACTGATGAGCCAGAGAAGTTTCGAGAGGTTCTCTCGGACTTCCTCGGAAGGCTTAAGTGTTAA